Proteins from one Fragaria vesca subsp. vesca linkage group LG6, FraVesHawaii_1.0, whole genome shotgun sequence genomic window:
- the LOC101300549 gene encoding indole-3-acetic acid-induced protein ARG7-like, with protein MLGKKMVSFKKLAKKVKSVGGTGRVVDPYSHHECLLRDSDVQGGNSPSTKTPTGFLAVYVGEERQRFVVPTSFLSHPLFKMLLEKAYNEFGFQQRNGLVVPCSVSAFEEVVNAVECSNGQFDFGELVEEFIS; from the coding sequence ATGCTTGGGAAGAAGATGGTGAGCTTCAAAAAACTAGCCAAGAAGGTGAAGTCTGTAGGTGGAACTGGTAGAGTAGTCGACCCTTATTCCCACCATGAATGTCTGCTAAGAGACTCAGACGTTCAAGGAGGTAATTCTCCTTCAACAAAAACCCCAACTGGGTTCCTGGCAGTTTACGTTGGCGAAGAGCGCCAGAGGTTCGTGGTTCCAACAAGCTTTCTTTCTCATCCACTCTTCAAGATGCTGCTGGAGAAAGCCTACAATGAGTTTGGTTTTCAGCAGAGAAATGGACTCGTGGTTCCTTGCAGCGTCTCGGCTTTCGAAGAGGTTGTCAATGCTGTGGAATGCAGTAATGGGCAGTTTGATTTTGGAGAACTTGTTGAGGAGTTTATTTCATGA